TACTTAGGAATCTCCATTTTAATCAATCTTGGCTtcggaaaaaaagaatataaatcaaaaccaaaatgtcaATCATAGTAATATGTCTTTCTTGTTCTATGTTTCTGATGACTGACAGCCCAATAGGTTTGTATCAAACAAAGGTAAAAAGCATGTGTTCCTTTCCAAATGAAATGTTTGACAGATTGAACAGCTATCTGAAATAACCGATGAAATCTTAAACAGCAGAGTCTTTACATGAGAGATCTTCTTTCTAGATTTGGATTTTCCTCTGTGATCCGATGCAGATTTGGGGGGTCCTAACTATTATGAAGGATGTATCACCTTAGCAACATTGGCTATTGAACTCCTATGCCTCGAGATACTGAAAACTTCAGAGTAATCTCGGTGACTTGCAGTCCCAAATTCTCACAAACATCTGACCTGtgactacaaaacaaaacaaaaccggcAAATTTAGGGCCCTGGTATGTGAAATTCTGGAAAATATATTAACCATAAAGTCAATCATCaagaaagacaaaattttaaaatctgtgttaAATAATTCTTAGTTCCCAATTATGTTGACTATGCAAGATAGTAACTGATTTGTTAATATTAGCGAGAGACTAGTTCGTATAAAGGATCTCCATCAAGAAAAACCACCCTAAATTCAGAGAAGACACCACTCTAAACTCAGAGAATACTTATTGCAgggatttttaaatgaaagtgatAAATAATCCACcaaactcagttttgttttggtctGTAACAATGCATAAGCTAAGAGTTCAACTCTGACAGAGTCAAACCGAGGAAGTACTAAACGAGGGCAGTACAGTTGACATGGCCCTGGATCCTATAAGCGCTTAATCTGGTACCGCTAGCCCAACACAAACACTGACGTTTTTAGCATCTGGGGGACTTCTGCATTCCCACCCAAGCAATAAACAATTGGAAATCAAAAAATCTGAATAACAAAGTAAAACTGGGGAAATAGAGCTTCTGAGAAAATAATTTACAGGTCTCACTTTCATACCTCAGTACTGTCAGATAAGATAATGTAATATGAAAAATCATTCAGTAAGAGGCCATTTCAAATATTTGGGGCGCAGTTTACACACATCTCATGTGTGTCAACATGAAAAATGAAAGTTCAAGAGTCAAACTAATTCACAATTAGTTATGAGGAGATGTGATTTTAGGTTTGAGGTTTTTAGTTAAATCTAAATTCTCTCTTactatttcacatatattttaatttatgctATTATGAGAAGATGCATTATAGCTTGAAACATTTAATAAGACTACACATATACCATAAAAATATAACACATTATCACAAGTACAATACTTGCAAGGTAATTTTAATGATGTTCTGTGACACCATAGGGATGACTCATCTGAAACTAAGGGAACATCAGTTTAGAGTgtttctatatatagaaataattGCAATATTTAGGAGATAGTATTTTAACTACAGAAATTATATTCTCTATGTTAACACATATTCAGTAATCAGAAGACACGCCTATGCTTAATACAGtggcaacttttatttttattctccttaAGGTTATTAGCAATGAATACTAAAATGCACCTTGAATTTCATAGCTTGGCTGTGtcaagctgaaaaaaaatcaagtatttgTCTCACAAATCCAAGAGGAAAAGTAGCCAGTTTGAATAGATGGCCTATCCTCACTTCAAATTCCTAAGTCAATCCAAGGGCTCTGGGTGTCCTTTGCCTCATACTGATTTCATGGTCATAGGGCACTCAGCCAAAGGGAAGgagtagaaataaaaatcacaactgacgctttaaaaaaaacttgcatTTGGGGGAGCAATTTTTCTCCATGTGCCTCTTGCGTTCAAAGGACAACTATATTCTGCAAAACTTAGTAAAGTATCTTAAAGTTTTTTACTAACTTTACATTAGTTAAGATTTGCTCCCTTCACTCtcaattgcattttttttcatgctcCTCCAGAGCAATTCTACAACTGCCTCACGCATTTTACAGGAGATAGCATTTAGTGGCTGCAGGGGGATTCctcaaaaatgaaaagtaatcCTAAATGTAGTATAGTATCTCTAAATGATTGGGAATAGCAGCAACTCCCTTTACACCGTCCAAGTACATGTATACACTTGAGTATAGCATGCATACACATTCCCAATGTATAATTTCTTCAATATATACCCAGATGGATATACGAGCCAGTACTCTCAATTGTGCACAGTTAAAGTCAGGATGTTTAAACTCTAAAATACGCAtttcatttagaaaattaaacatGACTGCTTACCCAGAACCAAACTCTACTACAACTCTCACAGATTGTTTTATTGCTGGAAGAAGTCTTCAAATGTAAAtaggtcacttaaaaaaaaaaacaaacaaaatactaaaaacattttcattcattcccccccccccaaaaaaaagcacACTGGGGCCAAGAAAATTAATTCCCCGAATGCTGTCAACCGGGTTGGGAAATAGCAATAAACAGCTTACTGTAAAGCCCCTCCAGCTACAATAAACCGGCTGTCAAGAAGCGGACTGAGAGCTGGGCTGTGCACAAGCAGGTACTCTGGAAATGATCATCTGAAAGGGAAAGGAGCTGACGTGTCTGATTTCAGCATGCtgaggcagtggttctcaaagtatcgTCCCTGGACTAGCAGCACCAACATGGCCGAGTATCTCGCCAGCAGTGTAAATTTTCAGGGCCACTGGGGCCAACCCAATGGCACTGACACAGAACCTCTGGGAGAGGCCCCCGCTAACCCGCATTTTAAGAAACCCTCCAGGAGATTCTGAGACACTCTAAAATTTGAAAACTTAACATCacacattataaaaataacatccacgaagaatatattttccttttagaaaaataCACCAATGAGCTTTATCCCATAAAGTCCTACTGGAATTGATTATGTTGTCATCCTCTTAACCCTGTAACAGTGAACTCTGCTTCTTTGTGAATAAATATCAAGACAtgaccttgctttttttttttttttttttttttaagggacattTCACTCAATCTGTGAGTGCTAAGGATACCTCCAAAGATTCATgtgaaataattcatggaaaaTCCAGTGGCCGATTTGgtatatttgaagaaaacaaaagctcagtGAAAGAGAGGGGATGAGGAATCTGGTTTCCAATGTTCTCTGCAGGGTCACACAAGGCAAAACAGCAGGGGAACAGGAGACAAAGTAAGAACCAATGCACTCTAAGCAAACTCATGGTACAAGAGTCAGACATTATGTTCTCATTGTATAGATGAtacaaattaataatatttaaattcgGTAACCCTTTACTCAAGAGTCTTGGATTTTACTCACACATCACCTAGCACCATTAAGTGAAAAGGTATTCCTGTTAACAGCAATCTGTGCCCACTCAACTAAAAATCTTCACGGAGTCTATGTTTATAAATTCCTTTGAAAGCTTTTGTTGTAATAAACCCTACTTTTTCAAGATCATGTAGCTTCAGGAGCACATTTTGTATAAAAGCCACCAGTTGAAGTGAAGGagctaaaaaaagaatttttattttagcttaACTAGAACATCTTCAGATAACACTCATGTGGTtcagttaaaaaaggaaaactaaaggaTAGTATATAATTTGTGTTCTTCATTCATAGAAAATATGCCTCTTTTATACTAAAATTATTCATCTTGCTATCACCATCACTTCTCCCTACTTCCAATATTCCTTTTCTCCAACACtgcaatttttctttctcagcatGAAAACTTCTAAAAGGTAAAAACCAAAGCCATTTCAATAGCTCTTTATCATAATCATGAATTATAGCTATGTCTGAACATCAAAATGCCTACAGTGACACATGGTCTCAAGGAATGTCTAAAATGCACTTTAGTTCCAGTTAGAGAATTAGTCAGCATCCTATTTTAAAGATTACATCATACAAATATTCTTATGACTAAGCCTCAACAAAGTATCTTTTCCATAATTCACTGAAATGCACTTAACATTTATGTCTCTGAACTACATATAGTTTCAACTCTTGCAGAGAAGTCAGAAAAAGTGGGCCTGTACGTCAGTGCTAATGCACACCACGTTTGCATCAAAAGAAAGATGATGTTGGAAGAATGTCAGTCTCTTCCTTTGGGAAACAAATTTCAGAATTTATGTGAAAAGTTTCCATCATGTTAgcttttttcaagattattatgCAAATCATAAAATCTCAGTATATTGTGAGTGACCTTCACATTAAAAGTAAACTTTAGAaaagccattttctttcttttaatagcaACTTCATATTTAGCTTCATAAATTACATGATTAACTATTTACCAACTTTTATAAACCTTTACTAAGCTctgaaattttctaaattttacaaCACCAACCTCTCTTAAAAAGCTGAGGGAGTTAACATAAAAATACCTCCTTCCAACTTGAACTTCTATCGAGAAACTTCATATTCTTCTCTAAAATTTCTATATGGActtattttaattcctttctttctgtacATTTAAGCTCCAACTATGTGGACTTTTAAAATGCTCTAGGTATTTAATCTTCCACTTTGAAAAGTGGAGATTATAGTTGAATAATCCATAGGCATTATGCTTACTGTTCTGGAAGTATCTATGTGATTCATTGACAAAATTGTTTTTGTAAGTATCTTATTACTATCAAACCTTAAAGTCATTCCAGAGCAATAAACACTAGAGTGTAAGAGGAAACTAGAGTTGCAATAAAACATTCTATCTCAACCCACCCCCACATACATAACAAAGGAAAAACTCTTAAGTTTTCAAACACTAGGCAACAACTGTCAGTACTATCCtgcaaatttattttgttttcctgaatttCCTGAAATCTGTATGTTCCTTATTTTCAACAAACTCAGATGGGCCATCGCCATGGGTGGACTCCATACCAACAAGGATAGCACTTGGATTACGAAATCCTAGAAAGTTGGTGTGGTGAGAGCTGATCGCAAAAGAGCAAGCAAATGAATTTAAATGCTAGCTGCTCCAGAGCAACTATCATTAAATAAAAGGTATCTTTGGCTGTAGCACCAGCTTGATCCTTCCCTACCCCCCGTTCTTGCTACTGCGGGATTGGCACCTGGCCAGCACAAGCGACATGATACCCTAGTGCCATCTACAGGCTATTACTGACACTCAACTTTCATGGCAACAGACAAGCACCAGTGAAATAAATTAGACAGCGCTGCATTTAAATCTTTATTAACAAGGAGTTATTAGACCTAAGAAAAACTAATTCTGGATTTGGTTGAAATATGAGTTTCTCAGCCTCTTAATCCCTCTTCATATGGcatatttcacaatttaaaatgaGTTATGACAGATCACTTATGCATTACTAAGATGGGAGACTATTTACAATGGATTCATTCTTTTCTGTATAAATTGGTTATCTCAGGGAGAAAgcattccttctattttttttttttccttgaaagagTACTTTGGCCATTATGGACAATTTGCCAACCTTTCTATTCAATACCCAATTTACTATATTACAATGAAATCATCTAAAATCAAAGAGAAGGCTTCCTATATGGCTTCGTTGCAATCTATCGACAATCATGTGCTTCACAGCTGATGTACATTTAATAATCTATTATCTTGTttagagactaaaaaaaaattaacccctTTAGCAACCACAGCTCCAAAATAATTACGGTCAGACCTTCAAAACGTCATTTAAAACTTGGGATTTGAAGGTGACTTTTTAGATCAAAAGGTAATGTGGAAAATCTCGAAGCAGTCAATTTGGAAACCCCAGGAGCAGAATTTGGCATATCAGGACAGGTTTTCTTCTTCAGCAAACATTATCTTGGGACATTTTTGGAATCGTTTCCTCTTTTCATCTTTTGCCATTTGAAGGAAACTGGGAGGTTAAATAATTCTCAGAACTCAGAAATTTCAAAGCTGTTCTAAAAATTCTTGACAGCCCCAGAGGAACAGAAAAGgggtcaagtttttttttccctctttcaaaCTAAGCTAAAGTTAGACCAAAACAAGAGACACACTGGCACGTTAATACTGGTTGACTGGGCACTTGTATGCAGTACTTATAGACCAGTAAAAGTGCTCGTTTACCTGTCTGGTGTGTAAGGGGCCCTTTGTCTTGAAGCCTCCTTGGGAACTGCACTCTGAGGCACTGAAGTGATCTGAACTAGTGGAAGAGCGTTTGGAAAGGGTGTCACAACCCCCAACAAAGGTGTTGTCCAAAGGGAGTTCCTGAATCACATGATGCTTTTTCACAGAGACTGGAGTGTCTGGTTTAAGATGGAAAGCAGGCTGTGGAGAAGCAGATTTGTAGTGCTTTGCCAGGTCAGGGCTGTTAGGCTTGAAGGTGGTGGGAGGGGCCGGGCCCCAGTCAAACCTTCCTATGCTTTGCTCCTCCAGCTCAGCTGGCAGACTTATGGTCCCGTTGATAGGTTCGTGGACTGCATCGTCGGGTTTGGACTCTTCGATTGTAACAAAGTTCAAAAGAGAGCTCTTGGgagactttcttttcttccttttctttttcttgttttgtttgttctcctGGTTCGGGGACATCCATTCAGCACcctgcttgctcctctgagcCGCTTTGAATCTGGATGCATGGCGACAGCGCACCAGGACAGTGACAAAGATCACAACTATGACCACCATGGCACCTGCGACGATGGCGATCATGATGGTGAGATAGTCCTCGTTTTGATAGGGCTGGCTACTGTCCCCTATGTTCCTGTCCAGTGGGGTCTCCATAGTCCTGCGAATCAAGTCATAGATATAGGAGGCATTCCCAGCAGTGTCATTAACGTAGAGAAAAACAAGCACGAGTGTGTGCAAAGACTTTGGGTATCCCAGGTCACTTATGTTGACCACCAAACGGTGCAAGCCCACGTCAGTAGGCGCCGGTTTCTCTTCCAGAGTAATGTTACCTGTTACTGGATCAATCCGAAACAAGCCTTTGTTGTTCCCACTCACAATTGTATACTTGAGTTCCGCATTCATCCCCGTGTCAATATCCACGGCAAAAACTTCTGCTACCACAGAGCCAGGAATGGCCGAGAGGGGCACCAACTTAAAAGAAGTGTTGGAAGGTGGAGAAATGACAACTGGGCTATTGTCATTGACATCCATGACATTGATAGTGACTTTTGCAGTAGAGGAGCGGGGTGGTTGTCCTCCATCAGTGGCTTTGACATCGAAAGTGTAGGAACTCTGCTGCTCTCTATCAAATGAGACATTTGACTTTATGACTCCAGAATAGGGATCCAACACAAAATTATCATTGTCATTTAGAATGGAAAGAGTCACAGCTTTATTCTCCCCAGCATCTGCATCTGTCACTGTGATTACCCCCACAGTACTATACTTTGGCAGATTCTCAGacacaaaaaactgaaaatgattaTGAGTAAACTTGGGGCTATTGTCATTCTCGTCCAGAACAGTAACTATCACAGCCGCCtggctttggaggggaggggtcccATTGTCCCTGGCAGTTACTGTAAAAATGAAACGTTCTTGTTCTTCTCTGTCAAAGACTCTGGAGGCTGTCAAAACTCCTGTCTTTCGGTCCAGATCAAAGAAGGAGGCATTCGGCCCAAGCTGATAAACAATGTCCGCATTTTTCCCACTGTCTTCATCTGTGGCACTGATAGTTGTTAAGTATAACCCACGTCGGTTGTTTTCAGAAACTGACAGCTCAATTACAGGCTGGTTGAAAATTGGTGGGTTGTCATTTTCGTCCTCAAGCTTAACCCTTACCAGGGCAGTCTGATTTAAACTGGGCTTCCCGGAATCAGAGGCAACAATTTTAAAGCTGAATTCTTTGGTGCCCTCATAGTCCAACAAAGAGGAGGTCTCTAACAAATATTGGTTGTCGTACACTGCCTTCAAATGAAATGGGACCTCTCTCTCAATGAAACAGATCACTTTGCCATTCACATCTGTGTCCTTATCTGAAACTGTAATTAGGGCAATCTTTGTATTGACAGgatctttctcagataaatacacCGTGCCATTGATGGGACTTATAATGTACCTGAGGTCTATGTTAGGAGGGTTATCATTTACATCAGTGACATTGATGGTAACCGTTGCTCGAGCGGGTGTGGAGCTGCCATCGCTAGCCAGCACTGTCACTTTGTGAATGGCCGTCTCCTCCCGATCTAAGGACCTCTGAACTGTTATCAGCCCAGTAGTATTATTTAAAGCAAAGAGTCTTTTGGTTGCAGGGGCGACCTGGGCACCAAAAATGTACCGTATTTCAGCATTACTGCCTATATCTGCATCAGTGGCATGGAGCTGAATTACAGAGGTGCCTACCGGAGCATTCTCTGGAATGTGCACCTCCACTTGACCCTCTTTAAACACTGGCCTGTTGTCATTTACATCACTTACTGTGACCTGCAGTATGGCCGTGCTGGATTTCTGTGGAGTGCCTCCGTCCTCTACTTTGATTTTCATCACATAGGTGTCTTTCTGTTCTCTGTCCAAGTTTTGCTGAACAATCAATTGTGGCCACTTCTCTCCCTCCGGAGTTTCCACGATATCCAGTCCAAAAACACTCTGCCCATTTAACAATTCATAATGCTGAACACCATTGAAGCCTGTGTCAGGATCTGTTGCTGATGGAATTGGAAAGCGGCTGTTGATCAAAGTGTTTTCTGGAATGGAAATATTGATGACAGGAGATGGAAACATGGGGGCATTATCATTGGTATCCttgacaattatttttattttgatcagcCTGAAAAAATCATTGGGGAGGATCACTACCTCAAGTTCAAAGAAACACTCATTCTCCTCGGCATAAGAGGCTCCAGCACAGAGTTTTTCTCTGTCTATTCTGTTGGAGGTTGTGAAAATCTCCCCAGTGCTACTGGATACTTTCACCAAAGGGGCATCCCCAGCTTTAGAAACCAGTCTGTAGACAAGGCTGGCACTGGTCCCTGTGGCAGCATTGATGTGAGAAATGTTCAGATCCTTTGGTATGTTTCCTATGGGCACATTTTCAGGCAATTCCTCTCTAATAGTGTAAATAAGTTCTTGAGCTATTGCGGAATCCAGCCTTAAACAGGCAATCAGAGCAGCCAACAGGTAAAAATCCCTCAGGTCCatgataatgtatttattttcttttcccggATTTTAGGGTTTAAAGGTTTCCACTGAGGAATGATGCACGATTTGCAAGAGGAAGCGTGCATGGACTGGAGGATGCATTACATCTCATCGCTTATTTGGAGACAGCCACTGTCAACACAATCGTATAGACAATATTATTCTTCAGTAAACAAAAACACAcagtcatgaaatatcacaacacattttccactgtatattagTAAACATGGCAGTTTGCTCTGCCACTGTTTGCAAGTTAACTCTGTGGATGAAAACACTAAATAGCCACTGCTTGTTGCGTTTgcccagagaaaatgaaattcatcTACTTTTGAATTAAGGACAGCTGCTATTTTTACCTGTACTCACCCAGACTGTTTTTCAGGACACTGTTTAATTCAAAACATGCATTCCTAtgttctcttcttcccctccccctgtctTACCCGCCTCCTGGCTTCTAACCCAGCTCCCTTAGTTTTTTTAGGTGCAAGTGAAAAACACTAAGTATTTAGCTATGGTTCCTGCTAATTGCTTTGTCACATGTCGAATGTGATGTTTTCTTCTCTGCTACACTGAGTCATCTCTTTCGTCTAAAATgactatctttttctttcctcccagtTCTTCAGCTGCCTTCTAATCCAGTCTTACTGGGAAACAAGCATCCGGACATGCTGCTGCAGCATCAGAAGCAATAGTCACCAACCACTACATATCCTTATTGCCTAAAAGCACAATACCAAGACTTCAAATTTCCTGCCCAGACCTTGCTCTCATTTCTCCATATTGCCAAATTCTCCCCATTTGGATTAAGAAGCAcactaaaacttttaaaaatgtataaaacaggATTCCTTATCCTAGATGTGGAAGAGAGTGCCGAGATGTAAGTGAAACGCAGCTAACATTTCCATGTAACAGCACAATATTTTCTACTGAgcatagaggggaaaaaatgcagtttcttaaCCCTGATCCCTGGTTATAATATTAGTAACATCTGCCACACATAAATACTGCAATCCAATAACACAGGTAAAAAGGCTTCTGCTTAGATGCTCCCCTAACTGCAATTTAAATGGGCGCAAGCCTCCAGGCAGTTACCTACTTGAGTAGAACTGGTCAGTTCCCAGGCTCTAATCTTATCTGCATTAGGCTGCACGGTAGCTGATGCCCGCGATTAGTTCCAGCAGAGTGATGCAGGTAGGGATGCAGATACAGCTTAGAGGGTGAGCTCTGCCCCAACCATCTACCCAATTACAAACATCCCTCGTCCACACTGAGGACATATCTAAACACAAAATTTACAATTGTGCATGCGAAACTTTACACTTACGTTAGTTGCCTCAACCTTTCCCCTTTCCCGGTATGCTGCAGTTAGGAATGATTTGTTCCAACACATAGAAAGCCATGCATCTGGTAGCACCAGTTTGGGGAGAAATCAGAAGCAGCAAAACGTTTCTTCCTTGTAAAATGTGTTGCTTCGGGCTGGCAAATTAGCAACTCCAGAGAACAAATTCACAGATTTGTCGTTAGTCATTCTCTCCACATTTCGTCTCTATTACCCACGGGGTCTGGGCTCTTCTggtatttaacacacacacaacatccAGTTGCACTTCTTCAGCTCTGGGGTATTTTCCACAGCATCAAGCATACCATTTCTCTCCGATGTCAATACTGCTTAAGTCTCTAACTTCTTGTAGGAAACGTCAGAGTTGGGGTGATGGTTAGTCTCCGGCTGCTCTCCGGGATGACAGTTGCCTGAATAATTCCTAATCGGTTATCTCTTTCGTGCTTCAGAGACTCTAAGGCGCTCCTTCCTGTCTTGcatgctttccttctctcccttctcctctgcccctctctccttctccctctcctctctcctctctgaacTGAATTTCTTGATATAACTCTCAATAAGCCCAGAGGGAGGGCGTGCCTGGccgagccccgcccccagccccgatTGGTCCGCATCTTGCGGTGCGGGCGGCCGCAGCCCCGCGCGAGGGAGGGGGCGAGGAACAAGGCACTGACTGTCTCCCAGCCTCCCCTTAGCGCCCCCTCGGCAGCCGCGAAAACCCGGAGAACTGATCCTGGCCCCGGGAGAGCCGGGTTCCAGGAGGCGCACTGAGCATGCCCAGCAGGGTCCGGCCCGGGAGGGAAGCGCTCAGGCTCCCCAGGCCGGCGCGGTTGCTGCTCTCGTGACGCGCGAACCGGGCTGAGGGCTTGCTCTGCGCCGCGCTGGGCGGAGGACGGCGGAGCACCGGTGGTGGGACGGCCCGGGGCGGCGCGGGAGGCTGGCGGGGGGGCGCAGGCAAGGATCCGGGGAGCCTCCCGCACCGCAGCGGGCGGACGAAGGACGCCAAGAGGGCTCATCTCCGGGCGCACATTTCGCACTCGTCTTTACTAAATGGAGGGACCAAAATGCAAAGAAGGGAAAGAGTCAACCCGGGGTACGGGGCACGATACGCACGGTCACCCCCCTCGGGAGGGAGCACCGGCCAACAGCTCTCCGGAGAGCGTTCAACAGA
The genomic region above belongs to Meles meles chromosome 14, mMelMel3.1 paternal haplotype, whole genome shotgun sequence and contains:
- the PCDH9 gene encoding protocadherin-9 isoform X2; this translates as MDLRDFYLLAALIACLRLDSAIAQELIYTIREELPENVPIGNIPKDLNISHINAATGTSASLVYRLVSKAGDAPLVKVSSSTGEIFTTSNRIDREKLCAGASYAEENECFFELEVVILPNDFFRLIKIKIIVKDTNDNAPMFPSPVINISIPENTLINSRFPIPSATDPDTGFNGVQHYELLNGQSVFGLDIVETPEGEKWPQLIVQQNLDREQKDTYVMKIKVEDGGTPQKSSTAILQVTVSDVNDNRPVFKEGQVEVHIPENAPVGTSVIQLHATDADIGSNAEIRYIFGAQVAPATKRLFALNNTTGLITVQRSLDREETAIHKVTVLASDGSSTPARATVTINVTDVNDNPPNIDLRYIISPINGTVYLSEKDPVNTKIALITVSDKDTDVNGKVICFIEREVPFHLKAVYDNQYLLETSSLLDYEGTKEFSFKIVASDSGKPSLNQTALVRVKLEDENDNPPIFNQPVIELSVSENNRRGLYLTTISATDEDSGKNADIVYQLGPNASFFDLDRKTGVLTASRVFDREEQERFIFTVTARDNGTPPLQSQAAVIVTVLDENDNSPKFTHNHFQFFVSENLPKYSTVGVITVTDADAGENKAVTLSILNDNDNFVLDPYSGVIKSNVSFDREQQSSYTFDVKATDGGQPPRSSTAKVTINVMDVNDNSPVVISPPSNTSFKLVPLSAIPGSVVAEVFAVDIDTGMNAELKYTIVSGNNKGLFRIDPVTGNITLEEKPAPTDVGLHRLVVNISDLGYPKSLHTLVLVFLYVNDTAGNASYIYDLIRRTMETPLDRNIGDSSQPYQNEDYLTIMIAIVAGAMVVIVVIFVTVLVRCRHASRFKAAQRSKQGAEWMSPNQENKQNKKKKRKKRKSPKSSLLNFVTIEESKPDDAVHEPINGTISLPAELEEQSIGRFDWGPAPPTTFKPNSPDLAKHYKSASPQPAFHLKPDTPVSVKKHHVIQELPLDNTFVGGCDTLSKRSSTSSDHFSASECSSQGGFKTKGPLHTRQKCPSSAGFHIQENEESHYESQRRVTFHLPDGSQESCSDSGLGDHEPVGSGTLISHPLPLVQPQDEFYDQASPDKRTEADGNSDPNSDGPLGPRGLAEATEMCTQECLVLGHSDNCWMPPGLGPYQHPKSPLSTFAPQKEWVKKDKLVNGHTLTRSWKEDSNRNQFNDRKQYGSNEGHFNNGSHMTDIPLANLKSYKQAGGTIESPKEHQL
- the PCDH9 gene encoding protocadherin-9 isoform X4, yielding MDLRDFYLLAALIACLRLDSAIAQELIYTIREELPENVPIGNIPKDLNISHINAATGTSASLVYRLVSKAGDAPLVKVSSSTGEIFTTSNRIDREKLCAGASYAEENECFFELEVVILPNDFFRLIKIKIIVKDTNDNAPMFPSPVINISIPENTLINSRFPIPSATDPDTGFNGVQHYELLNGQSVFGLDIVETPEGEKWPQLIVQQNLDREQKDTYVMKIKVEDGGTPQKSSTAILQVTVSDVNDNRPVFKEGQVEVHIPENAPVGTSVIQLHATDADIGSNAEIRYIFGAQVAPATKRLFALNNTTGLITVQRSLDREETAIHKVTVLASDGSSTPARATVTINVTDVNDNPPNIDLRYIISPINGTVYLSEKDPVNTKIALITVSDKDTDVNGKVICFIEREVPFHLKAVYDNQYLLETSSLLDYEGTKEFSFKIVASDSGKPSLNQTALVRVKLEDENDNPPIFNQPVIELSVSENNRRGLYLTTISATDEDSGKNADIVYQLGPNASFFDLDRKTGVLTASRVFDREEQERFIFTVTARDNGTPPLQSQAAVIVTVLDENDNSPKFTHNHFQFFVSENLPKYSTVGVITVTDADAGENKAVTLSILNDNDNFVLDPYSGVIKSNVSFDREQQSSYTFDVKATDGGQPPRSSTAKVTINVMDVNDNSPVVISPPSNTSFKLVPLSAIPGSVVAEVFAVDIDTGMNAELKYTIVSGNNKGLFRIDPVTGNITLEEKPAPTDVGLHRLVVNISDLGYPKSLHTLVLVFLYVNDTAGNASYIYDLIRRTMETPLDRNIGDSSQPYQNEDYLTIMIAIVAGAMVVIVVIFVTVLVRCRHASRFKAAQRSKQGAEWMSPNQENKQNKKKKRKKRKSPKSSLLNFVTIEESKPDDAVHEPINGTISLPAELEEQSIGRFDWGPAPPTTFKPNSPDLAKHYKSASPQPAFHLKPDTPVSVKKHHVIQELPLDNTFVGGCDTLSKRSSTSSDHFSASECSSQGGFKTKGPLHTRQCNSHSKSDNIPVTPQKCPSSAGFHIQENEESHYEPQDEFYDQASPDKRTEADGNSDPNSDGPLGPRGLAEATEMCTQECLVLGHSDNCWMPPGLGPYQHPKSPLSTFAPQKEWVKKDKLVNGHTLTRSWKEDSNRNQFNDRKQYGSNEGHFNNGSHMTDIPLANLKSYKQAGGTIESPKEHQL
- the PCDH9 gene encoding protocadherin-9 isoform X1 gives rise to the protein MDLRDFYLLAALIACLRLDSAIAQELIYTIREELPENVPIGNIPKDLNISHINAATGTSASLVYRLVSKAGDAPLVKVSSSTGEIFTTSNRIDREKLCAGASYAEENECFFELEVVILPNDFFRLIKIKIIVKDTNDNAPMFPSPVINISIPENTLINSRFPIPSATDPDTGFNGVQHYELLNGQSVFGLDIVETPEGEKWPQLIVQQNLDREQKDTYVMKIKVEDGGTPQKSSTAILQVTVSDVNDNRPVFKEGQVEVHIPENAPVGTSVIQLHATDADIGSNAEIRYIFGAQVAPATKRLFALNNTTGLITVQRSLDREETAIHKVTVLASDGSSTPARATVTINVTDVNDNPPNIDLRYIISPINGTVYLSEKDPVNTKIALITVSDKDTDVNGKVICFIEREVPFHLKAVYDNQYLLETSSLLDYEGTKEFSFKIVASDSGKPSLNQTALVRVKLEDENDNPPIFNQPVIELSVSENNRRGLYLTTISATDEDSGKNADIVYQLGPNASFFDLDRKTGVLTASRVFDREEQERFIFTVTARDNGTPPLQSQAAVIVTVLDENDNSPKFTHNHFQFFVSENLPKYSTVGVITVTDADAGENKAVTLSILNDNDNFVLDPYSGVIKSNVSFDREQQSSYTFDVKATDGGQPPRSSTAKVTINVMDVNDNSPVVISPPSNTSFKLVPLSAIPGSVVAEVFAVDIDTGMNAELKYTIVSGNNKGLFRIDPVTGNITLEEKPAPTDVGLHRLVVNISDLGYPKSLHTLVLVFLYVNDTAGNASYIYDLIRRTMETPLDRNIGDSSQPYQNEDYLTIMIAIVAGAMVVIVVIFVTVLVRCRHASRFKAAQRSKQGAEWMSPNQENKQNKKKKRKKRKSPKSSLLNFVTIEESKPDDAVHEPINGTISLPAELEEQSIGRFDWGPAPPTTFKPNSPDLAKHYKSASPQPAFHLKPDTPVSVKKHHVIQELPLDNTFVGGCDTLSKRSSTSSDHFSASECSSQGGFKTKGPLHTRQCNSHSKSDNIPVTPQKCPSSAGFHIQENEESHYESQRRVTFHLPDGSQESCSDSGLGDHEPVGSGTLISHPLPLVQPQDEFYDQASPDKRTEADGNSDPNSDGPLGPRGLAEATEMCTQECLVLGHSDNCWMPPGLGPYQHPKSPLSTFAPQKEWVKKDKLVNGHTLTRSWKEDSNRNQFNDRKQYGSNEGHFNNGSHMTDIPLANLKSYKQAGGTIESPKEHQL